A region from the Lentimonas sp. CC4 genome encodes:
- a CDS encoding DUF58 domain-containing protein, translating to MAHKNTELSHWHDWTDPDFFATARQQEHRFLPLFLRQILPGHLLQTRLTLTGWCLIIVSLGLGLAAYNTASNILFLSLSLLLSSLILSGILSWMNFRKLQWELQAPAHLKVGEVGMAEVDLANAKALFPSMAICFRVDTEMAEASERLYMHQALSAGESCKLEWTFVPQRRGRYQLRLSGVQSQFPFGFLQKTIGSDSETSVLVWPARIDYSFLASPGGQRISAGASRKNSGLGNDLLNIRPYERGDAPRLVHWKATARMRRLMIRQLAQEGESGYHLQLDPDASRWTPQQFEVLCSLACSLAEDLFHLGRLESVLIGDSGAMPVRNIHELHDFFDQLACLERQPQAELPEAFVRSNRLTFRPCGESGVAIYVEANQAGQTHS from the coding sequence ATGGCACATAAGAATACAGAGCTAAGTCATTGGCACGACTGGACGGATCCGGATTTCTTTGCAACTGCGCGGCAGCAGGAGCACCGGTTTTTGCCGTTGTTTCTGCGGCAAATACTGCCTGGTCATTTACTGCAAACACGACTGACGCTGACTGGTTGGTGTTTGATCATTGTATCGCTCGGCCTCGGTCTCGCTGCTTACAACACCGCGAGTAACATTCTATTTCTGTCACTTTCACTGCTGTTGAGTAGCTTGATTTTAAGTGGTATTTTGTCGTGGATGAATTTTCGGAAGCTGCAGTGGGAGTTGCAGGCTCCGGCGCATCTAAAGGTTGGAGAAGTCGGGATGGCTGAAGTGGATTTGGCGAATGCGAAAGCACTGTTCCCATCGATGGCGATTTGCTTTCGAGTGGACACTGAAATGGCGGAGGCGAGCGAACGCCTTTACATGCATCAGGCATTGAGCGCTGGCGAATCGTGTAAATTGGAATGGACGTTCGTGCCGCAGCGACGTGGTCGCTATCAATTGCGGTTGTCGGGTGTGCAGTCGCAGTTCCCGTTCGGATTTTTGCAAAAGACAATTGGGAGCGACTCGGAGACGTCGGTGCTGGTCTGGCCTGCGCGTATTGACTATAGCTTTCTGGCATCGCCCGGTGGGCAACGTATCTCTGCGGGGGCTTCGCGTAAAAACTCAGGGCTCGGCAATGATTTGCTAAATATTCGCCCCTATGAGCGCGGCGATGCGCCTCGACTGGTTCATTGGAAAGCGACGGCTCGTATGCGGAGATTGATGATCCGCCAACTCGCACAGGAGGGCGAGAGTGGCTATCATTTGCAGCTCGACCCCGATGCATCTCGCTGGACACCGCAGCAGTTTGAAGTGTTGTGCTCTTTGGCCTGTTCCTTGGCCGAAGACTTATTTCATCTTGGCCGTTTAGAGTCAGTGCTGATAGGTGATTCTGGAGCGATGCCGGTTCGAAATATTCACGAACTGCATGATTTCTTCGACCAATTGGCATGCCTAGAGCGTCAGCCGCAGGCTGAATTGCCTGAGGCGTTTGTGCGGTCCAACCGTTTAACCTTTCGACCATGCGGGGAGAGTGGAGTCGCGATTTATGTCGAAGCAAATCAAGCAGGTCAGACTCACTCTTGA
- a CDS encoding MoxR family ATPase, with protein MKLGAAIPAPRALEVVDRLRQNIERTIKGKTHAVDQVIITLLAGGHILIEDLPGLGKTTMAYCLARSIDCSFSRIQFTSDMLPSDIIGVSIYDEKEREFSFKRGPIFANIVLADEINRTTPKTQSSLLEVMGRGKLSVDGQTYTVPPPFMVIATQNPVDYEGTFPLPESQMDRFLMRINVGYPEREYELEILKHGNLHYDHLEADVVVSRTEVSELQSYVRDVFIEDTVYDYIVEIVQATRAERAFRSGVSPRGTLSLKIAAQARALAQGRAFVLPEDVRSLVVPVFSHRLALSKPMSDPLEERRSIEGLLVGILDAIAEPT; from the coding sequence ATGAAACTAGGAGCAGCTATTCCAGCACCCAGAGCACTCGAAGTCGTCGACCGCTTACGTCAAAACATCGAACGCACCATTAAGGGGAAGACACACGCAGTCGATCAGGTGATCATTACCTTATTGGCAGGCGGTCATATTTTGATCGAAGATTTGCCAGGCTTGGGTAAAACAACCATGGCATATTGCTTGGCGCGCTCGATTGATTGCTCGTTTTCACGGATACAGTTTACCAGCGATATGCTGCCGTCAGATATTATTGGTGTGTCGATTTATGACGAAAAGGAGCGCGAATTCTCGTTTAAACGTGGGCCCATTTTTGCAAATATCGTATTGGCCGATGAGATCAACCGCACGACGCCGAAGACCCAGTCCAGCCTACTTGAGGTGATGGGGCGCGGCAAACTCTCGGTGGATGGGCAGACTTATACCGTGCCGCCGCCATTTATGGTGATCGCGACACAAAATCCGGTTGATTACGAGGGCACATTTCCGCTGCCAGAGAGTCAGATGGACCGCTTCCTTATGCGCATAAATGTCGGGTATCCAGAACGTGAATACGAGCTGGAGATCCTTAAACATGGTAATTTACATTACGACCATTTGGAGGCTGATGTCGTTGTGTCTCGGACTGAAGTCAGTGAGCTGCAATCCTATGTGCGTGATGTTTTTATCGAAGATACAGTGTATGACTACATCGTCGAAATTGTGCAAGCGACGCGCGCCGAGCGTGCTTTCCGATCTGGCGTGAGTCCGCGTGGCACGTTGTCGCTTAAGATCGCTGCGCAGGCCCGTGCTTTGGCGCAGGGGCGTGCATTTGTTCTGCCTGAGGACGTGCGTAGTCTCGTCGTGCCAGTCTTCAGCCACCGACTCGCACTGAGCAAGCCGATGTCGGATCCTCTGGAAGAACGGCGCTCGATCGAGGGTTTGCTGGTTGGGATCTTAGATGCGATCGCCGAGCCTACTTGA
- a CDS encoding response regulator transcription factor: MKTVYIIEDEEILRDLLTTFFASTFPDLEVVGMSGNGGEGIEQCLELAPDLVIVDIQLPEVNGLEILHLLKRKFPKIKILVFSGKTSPQTVKIAVRGNADGFINKISGIDELTKAIRAVQKDEEFFSPEILDQVMRIREEGSAHQSRPPFFE; encoded by the coding sequence ATGAAAACTGTTTATATCATCGAAGACGAAGAAATCCTTCGAGACCTACTGACCACCTTTTTTGCCTCCACATTTCCAGATCTAGAGGTGGTCGGCATGTCTGGCAATGGTGGCGAAGGTATCGAGCAATGCCTAGAGCTAGCGCCAGACCTAGTAATCGTAGACATCCAGCTCCCCGAGGTCAACGGCCTGGAAATCTTACACTTACTCAAGCGTAAGTTCCCAAAAATCAAGATTCTCGTATTTTCAGGTAAAACTTCCCCGCAAACAGTTAAAATCGCAGTGCGTGGCAATGCAGACGGATTTATCAACAAAATTTCAGGAATTGATGAGCTTACGAAGGCGATACGTGCAGTGCAAAAGGACGAGGAATTCTTCAGTCCTGAAATCTTAGACCAAGTCATGCGAATACGCGAAGAAGGCTCTGCCCATCAGTCTCGCCCACCATTTTTCGAATAA
- the gspG gene encoding type II secretion system major pseudopilin GspG — MKSTPSLLSSSKLHRKSGFSLIEILIVIALVAVLATLSIGKLDTIFGGQQEKTASMFVKSSVKAPLIAYRLDIGSYPSSEEGLAALMKPPAGKEGKWKGPYVEQAPVDPWGNPYQYQFPGAKNVSGARSYDIWTLGPDGKEIGNW, encoded by the coding sequence ATGAAATCCACCCCATCACTTCTCTCCTCAAGTAAACTCCACCGTAAAAGTGGCTTCAGTTTGATCGAAATCCTCATCGTGATCGCACTCGTCGCGGTGCTCGCGACATTATCCATCGGCAAGTTGGATACCATCTTCGGAGGTCAGCAGGAAAAAACAGCAAGTATGTTCGTCAAGAGCTCAGTAAAAGCTCCGCTGATTGCATATCGCCTAGACATCGGAAGCTATCCCTCGAGCGAAGAGGGCCTTGCCGCCCTAATGAAACCACCTGCGGGTAAAGAGGGGAAATGGAAAGGCCCTTATGTGGAACAAGCGCCGGTCGACCCGTGGGGCAATCCGTATCAATATCAATTTCCAGGTGCGAAGAATGTAAGTGGCGCACGTAGCTACGACATATGGACGCTAGGCCCGGACGGCAAAGAAATTGGCAACTGGTAA
- a CDS encoding type II secretion system protein encodes MATGKHPSQTLATSGFTLIEIIMVLGLMAFAAAVTITNFASMADRGNSYTSEEILQAAVREARFIAASERTVTELRFDKESGSLLISGETASGEPFKLDDSFNQDGPAKIQFYLVPPSEGLAPPTDARRTRLETTVVKFAPDRSASPFVADIDTGSGTPLRMIFDPFSSLLITPK; translated from the coding sequence TTGGCAACTGGTAAACATCCCAGCCAGACGCTCGCAACATCGGGCTTCACGCTAATCGAGATAATCATGGTGCTCGGGCTGATGGCCTTTGCTGCCGCAGTCACGATCACCAACTTCGCATCAATGGCAGATCGCGGGAACTCTTATACCAGCGAAGAAATCCTACAAGCAGCAGTGCGCGAAGCACGCTTCATCGCAGCCAGCGAACGAACGGTCACTGAACTGCGCTTTGATAAAGAAAGCGGGAGTCTTCTAATTTCAGGGGAAACTGCTAGCGGTGAACCCTTTAAATTGGACGATAGCTTCAATCAAGACGGGCCAGCGAAGATACAGTTTTACCTAGTTCCGCCTTCCGAAGGGCTTGCACCGCCCACCGACGCTAGGCGCACACGACTCGAAACCACAGTAGTAAAATTCGCCCCCGATCGCAGTGCGTCCCCCTTTGTTGCCGACATCGACACCGGCAGTGGCACCCCCCTGCGCATGATTTTTGACCCCTTCTCCAGTTTGTTGATCACACCTAAATGA
- a CDS encoding prepilin-type N-terminal cleavage/methylation domain-containing protein, whose protein sequence is MSPRRTVHGFSLIEVVIALALFAMASVVLTSTFVNALLAREHGQSNDIRNADIRAVRMQILLEPNIEDAENGDRYETLENGTATWSATIEPTNVVDLFQVQLSIEFSEPQDQQATSHTETLYLLRPTWSESDERSQLLQDKKDDLQHSRDFDRF, encoded by the coding sequence ATGAGTCCACGCCGCACAGTTCACGGATTCTCACTGATCGAAGTGGTAATCGCACTGGCGCTGTTTGCAATGGCATCCGTCGTCTTAACGTCCACCTTTGTGAACGCCCTACTCGCACGCGAGCACGGCCAAAGTAACGACATTCGCAATGCCGACATCCGTGCCGTGCGCATGCAGATCCTACTCGAGCCTAACATCGAAGATGCCGAGAACGGAGACCGCTACGAAACGCTCGAAAATGGCACTGCAACATGGAGCGCAACCATCGAGCCAACCAACGTCGTCGATTTGTTTCAAGTGCAACTCAGCATTGAGTTTAGCGAGCCTCAGGATCAACAAGCAACATCCCACACGGAGACCCTTTATTTACTGCGCCCTACATGGTCAGAATCCGACGAACGCTCTCAACTGCTTCAGGACAAAAAAGACGACCTACAACACTCACGCGATTTCGACCGATTCTAA
- a CDS encoding type II secretion system protein has product MLEQPTASAAPSVDFDALSRAADLRRQQPSTAGMTMLEVILAIAVAGFVLAAAVSLLVSISSIWSERAQRHFFVDHVDGVTEFLNATFATAGTEIATSDNNSASSGESNEDEGEAGVDTPEIEVPSDETNGTIKEKGDAGNSDTSSSGGGLLQTSDDPVSWARPPGFSESKEPLLNFKLTQAPPILVGIENAPLLGLDTFLYFDKSEGLSLLWYSILQEDSEDINDLRRTMISPLVTGIKYIYWDESFERWEEEDQPMEGDGNDQYLLPRFIKLTFEHEGETQERTFTIPVPSRTALIY; this is encoded by the coding sequence ATGCTCGAACAACCAACAGCTAGTGCTGCGCCATCTGTGGACTTCGACGCGCTCAGTCGCGCCGCAGACCTCCGTCGACAACAGCCATCAACGGCAGGCATGACGATGCTTGAGGTGATCCTTGCAATTGCAGTGGCAGGCTTCGTCCTTGCAGCAGCCGTCTCTCTACTCGTATCAATCAGCAGTATTTGGTCAGAGCGCGCGCAGCGACATTTCTTTGTCGATCATGTCGATGGCGTCACCGAATTTCTCAACGCCACCTTCGCCACAGCAGGCACCGAGATCGCGACAAGCGACAATAATAGCGCCTCAAGCGGCGAATCGAACGAAGACGAAGGCGAAGCCGGAGTCGATACACCCGAAATCGAAGTGCCTAGTGATGAGACAAACGGCACGATAAAGGAAAAGGGTGACGCTGGTAATAGTGATACATCCAGTTCCGGCGGTGGCCTGCTGCAAACCTCTGATGATCCGGTTAGCTGGGCACGACCGCCCGGATTTTCAGAATCCAAGGAGCCACTCCTGAACTTTAAACTCACTCAAGCGCCACCGATACTAGTTGGCATTGAGAACGCCCCACTGCTCGGCCTCGACACATTCCTGTATTTTGACAAGTCCGAAGGCCTCAGCCTACTCTGGTATTCGATTCTTCAAGAAGATTCAGAAGATATCAACGACCTGCGTCGCACGATGATCAGCCCACTGGTAACTGGTATCAAATACATATACTGGGATGAAAGCTTCGAGCGATGGGAGGAAGAAGACCAACCTATGGAAGGCGACGGCAACGACCAATATTTACTCCCCCGCTTTATAAAATTAACTTTCGAGCATGAAGGTGAAACTCAAGAGCGCACTTTCACGATACCGGTTCCGTCCCGAACAGCGCTCATCTATTAA
- a CDS encoding type II secretion system protein GspK encodes MLKTNAQHQQAKHDRAPANRQRGSVLVAVLAIILVITFMVTRFMDEAVDDLEYRSIFNEPADVRSFGYGMLEVALATVQEVALIDDGKLYAGEQGWNDPITYAGITIPNGWEIDINIRDEGGKLPLNTMSEDLLNKLLEETLDFDFGTARELSSTLVDWIDEDDSKRLNGAESDDYLRNNPPYKAANRPLQTLDELRLLKVWEDEFFDQDGNPNELFIQLSGLVSVVNTGAVNLNAAPAEVLEVLALESGWQEDYLFDGLDDPYLKSPPEGAGETSGVEINLLRVTVTLRRGDVPFIISALVEPAFSTESGSDGGVGAAPGSSADDAPKTGSVEEQDAMNFPFKILQLSEYTQGGAETPSARHSAMDIGEESASF; translated from the coding sequence ATGCTCAAAACAAACGCACAGCACCAGCAAGCGAAGCACGACCGCGCCCCCGCCAATCGGCAGCGCGGCAGTGTGCTGGTCGCAGTGCTCGCGATTATTTTAGTCATCACCTTCATGGTCACACGCTTCATGGACGAAGCCGTCGATGACCTAGAATATCGATCGATTTTCAATGAACCAGCGGACGTGCGCTCGTTTGGTTATGGCATGCTGGAAGTGGCTCTTGCCACCGTGCAGGAAGTCGCGCTCATCGACGACGGCAAGCTCTACGCAGGCGAACAAGGCTGGAACGATCCGATCACCTATGCCGGGATCACGATTCCGAACGGATGGGAGATCGATATCAACATCCGCGACGAAGGCGGCAAACTTCCACTCAATACCATGAGCGAGGATCTCCTCAACAAGCTCCTCGAAGAAACGCTAGACTTCGATTTCGGCACCGCACGCGAACTCAGCAGCACCTTAGTCGATTGGATCGATGAGGACGACAGCAAACGCCTCAACGGTGCTGAATCCGACGATTATCTAAGAAATAATCCACCTTATAAAGCAGCAAACCGCCCGCTCCAGACGCTCGACGAACTGCGCTTGTTAAAAGTATGGGAGGACGAGTTTTTCGATCAGGACGGCAACCCAAATGAATTATTCATTCAGCTCTCAGGGTTGGTCTCAGTCGTGAACACTGGAGCAGTCAACCTCAACGCAGCGCCCGCCGAAGTGCTCGAAGTCTTGGCACTAGAAAGCGGCTGGCAAGAAGACTACCTCTTTGACGGGCTCGATGACCCGTATCTAAAGAGTCCACCGGAAGGAGCGGGTGAAACCAGTGGAGTCGAGATCAACCTTCTACGCGTCACCGTCACCCTCCGACGTGGCGATGTGCCATTTATCATCAGCGCACTCGTCGAACCAGCTTTCAGCACAGAATCAGGATCTGACGGAGGCGTTGGCGCTGCCCCAGGTAGTTCAGCAGACGATGCACCAAAAACCGGTTCGGTTGAAGAGCAAGACGCCATGAATTTCCCTTTTAAGATCCTACAATTGAGCGAATACACTCAAGGTGGCGCAGAAACCCCGTCAGCTCGCCATTCCGCGATGGACATTGGCGAAGAAAGCGCTTCTTTCTAA
- a CDS encoding secretin N-terminal domain-containing protein, producing MNSTFRTFPLFISLLLAFVTISHAQDERIEPARPSSEIVPLEPEVDNPDEMVGLIVLSDETALQVLDMLEQMTGKIILRRQDIAAVKINFNSRGPLTKSEAVLALESLLSLNSIMLTDMGGRFMKAVPATSVNSHVPEMIIGSTLDRPASQQIYAKLFKFDYLQAEATSGTTVQPLLSQNSSVVVFPKSNAMLITDALINLQRIERLVMEMDKPQVIREEIKFIKLNFIQASEMQQRIESLISGPLKSYLEGNTSVAADERTNQLILITHPGNLDVIMNVIESVDVDAAPLTASEVFPLRQAKAAEVVSIIDEIISGQKEGTEEDTKVAIEKNKGANQDNTQGPLPEGVGTPQQTVINTKTVTTENGSSSNSSLQFSNFVGLSADERTNAIVAYGTHNDLETLKELIDKIDRPLPQVLIETVISLVQLKDDNSFGINSLSFAYDGSTNTFTDIALGTVGGISITDGIIDLDNPEDFSLAASIEPTNEDGDTKLLSAPSIVVSHNEEGTINVSQSFPIITSSTTFNDSNGNTNDSVEYRDIGILLKVTPLIGADGTVQMVIEQTIENVVSEVEINGNKQPIIGKREATSTVSVKDGQIVILGGLQQNSRINSNSYFPLLGSIPGIKKLFTGASDKFEKTEVIIFVRPKVMQNPAESDRISREYLENVLEKAAIQKYMENDSTGDIYLEDSKIEPMIEKRKQAEEAAKENPLPIEEPEPKERPFIRFGSY from the coding sequence ATGAATTCCACTTTTCGCACATTTCCACTCTTCATCAGTCTGCTCCTCGCATTTGTCACGATCAGCCACGCACAGGACGAGCGAATAGAGCCCGCAAGGCCAAGCTCAGAGATCGTCCCTCTAGAGCCTGAGGTTGACAATCCAGACGAAATGGTCGGCCTCATCGTGCTCAGTGATGAGACTGCCCTGCAAGTGCTCGACATGCTTGAGCAAATGACGGGCAAGATCATTTTACGTCGCCAAGACATCGCCGCCGTCAAAATTAACTTCAATTCCCGCGGCCCACTCACCAAAAGCGAAGCCGTCTTGGCACTCGAAAGTTTGCTCAGCCTGAACTCAATTATGCTCACTGATATGGGTGGACGTTTCATGAAGGCGGTGCCAGCCACCAGTGTAAACAGTCACGTGCCTGAGATGATTATTGGCAGCACACTCGATCGCCCAGCAAGTCAGCAAATCTACGCCAAACTCTTTAAATTCGATTACCTACAGGCCGAAGCCACCAGTGGCACTACCGTTCAGCCACTCTTATCGCAAAACTCCAGCGTCGTGGTCTTCCCGAAATCCAACGCCATGCTGATCACCGATGCGTTGATCAACCTACAACGCATTGAGCGCTTAGTCATGGAAATGGATAAGCCTCAAGTAATCCGCGAAGAGATCAAATTTATCAAACTGAATTTCATTCAGGCTTCTGAGATGCAGCAACGCATCGAAAGCTTAATTTCAGGCCCGCTAAAAAGCTACCTAGAAGGTAATACCAGCGTCGCTGCAGACGAGCGAACGAATCAGCTGATCCTGATCACCCACCCTGGCAATCTGGACGTCATTATGAATGTCATCGAGAGCGTTGATGTCGATGCCGCACCACTGACAGCCAGCGAAGTCTTCCCACTAAGACAGGCGAAGGCCGCAGAAGTCGTCTCCATCATCGATGAGATCATTTCCGGTCAGAAAGAAGGCACTGAAGAAGACACCAAAGTCGCCATTGAGAAAAATAAAGGCGCCAATCAAGATAATACCCAAGGCCCGCTTCCAGAAGGAGTCGGCACACCACAACAAACTGTCATCAACACAAAAACAGTCACCACTGAGAACGGAAGCTCCAGCAATAGCTCACTTCAGTTTTCAAACTTCGTCGGCCTTTCAGCCGACGAACGCACCAATGCCATCGTTGCCTATGGCACGCATAATGACTTGGAAACACTCAAAGAGTTGATCGATAAAATAGATCGACCGCTTCCGCAGGTGCTAATTGAAACTGTTATCTCACTAGTCCAACTCAAGGATGATAACAGTTTCGGAATCAACTCACTGAGCTTCGCTTACGATGGATCAACGAATACATTTACCGATATCGCACTTGGCACAGTTGGTGGCATCTCCATCACCGATGGTATTATCGATCTGGATAACCCCGAAGATTTCTCGCTCGCAGCTTCAATCGAACCAACGAATGAAGACGGTGACACTAAGCTACTTTCCGCTCCCAGCATTGTGGTGAGTCACAACGAAGAAGGCACAATTAATGTCAGCCAATCGTTCCCAATCATCACTTCATCAACGACTTTCAATGACAGTAACGGCAATACCAACGACAGCGTTGAATATAGAGATATTGGTATTTTACTCAAAGTCACACCGCTAATCGGTGCTGACGGAACCGTGCAAATGGTAATTGAGCAAACCATCGAGAACGTTGTCAGTGAAGTCGAGATTAACGGCAATAAACAACCAATCATCGGCAAGCGCGAAGCCACTTCAACCGTCAGTGTCAAAGATGGACAAATCGTCATCCTTGGTGGGCTCCAGCAAAACTCACGCATCAATTCAAACAGCTATTTCCCTCTGCTAGGATCGATTCCAGGGATCAAGAAACTATTTACTGGAGCCTCAGACAAGTTTGAGAAAACGGAAGTCATCATCTTCGTCCGCCCCAAAGTAATGCAAAACCCAGCCGAATCCGATCGCATCTCACGCGAATACTTGGAAAACGTGCTAGAGAAAGCAGCAATTCAAAAATACATGGAGAACGATTCAACCGGTGACATCTACCTAGAAGATAGTAAGATTGAACCTATGATCGAAAAACGTAAACAGGCCGAAGAAGCTGCGAAGGAAAACCCACTACCAATCGAAGAACCAGAGCCCAAGGAGCGCCCCTTCATTCGCTTTGGTAGTTATTAG
- a CDS encoding BadF/BadG/BcrA/BcrD ATPase family protein, whose translation MRAYLGIDGGGTRTRSLLVSETGDILGRAVSGPSNVQQVSMEALHGNLQMLLDQTFTDLPDDVEYISSCFGLAGAASAKNKDEIREMLVSLTPVPSEAPILTSDAHIALIGALANRPGLMLIAGTGSICLGRDGNGLTHRTGGWGPAYDDLGSGSWIGKQAMQMTFQESDGRRPAGPWQRNVLKRLRCASIEELLCKVKTGEITNPQVAALTPMVIQLAQAGVSDADDIINRGVEELVRTVTVTYRKSNLEEAPLVLVGGLLEKSELFRERFITRLKATEPQILIQKSLMSPIVGAVVVACKKSNDGLPEELEKALTAELVG comes from the coding sequence ATGAGAGCATATTTAGGTATTGATGGTGGTGGAACCCGCACGCGAAGTCTTCTCGTCTCAGAAACTGGAGACATCCTTGGGCGAGCTGTGTCAGGTCCATCAAATGTTCAACAAGTGAGTATGGAGGCGTTGCATGGTAATCTGCAAATGTTGCTCGACCAGACCTTTACGGATTTACCGGATGATGTTGAGTATATCTCTTCATGCTTTGGACTTGCTGGTGCGGCGTCCGCGAAAAACAAAGACGAAATACGCGAGATGTTAGTCAGCTTGACTCCTGTGCCATCGGAGGCACCGATTCTAACATCCGACGCGCATATCGCGCTGATCGGTGCGCTTGCGAATCGTCCTGGGCTAATGCTGATTGCTGGCACTGGTTCGATTTGCTTGGGGCGTGATGGAAATGGCCTAACGCACCGCACTGGTGGCTGGGGGCCGGCTTATGATGATTTGGGCAGCGGGTCATGGATCGGCAAACAAGCGATGCAGATGACATTCCAAGAATCTGACGGCCGCCGGCCCGCGGGACCATGGCAACGTAATGTTTTAAAGCGCCTGCGTTGCGCCTCCATTGAAGAGCTACTTTGCAAGGTAAAGACCGGAGAAATCACGAATCCACAGGTTGCTGCGCTCACGCCTATGGTGATACAGTTGGCTCAAGCTGGAGTTAGCGATGCGGACGATATTATTAATCGTGGAGTAGAGGAGTTGGTTCGCACAGTCACAGTGACGTATCGTAAATCGAATTTGGAAGAGGCTCCGCTAGTTCTGGTCGGTGGTCTTTTGGAGAAGTCTGAACTGTTCCGTGAGCGGTTTATCACTCGATTAAAGGCCACTGAGCCACAAATTCTGATACAGAAGAGTCTCATGTCTCCGATCGTCGGGGCGGTGGTAGTTGCTTGTAAAAAATCGAATGACGGGCTACCTGAAGAACTTGAGAAAGCACTGACTGCTGAACTGGTAGGCTGA